In one window of Pseudobdellovibrionaceae bacterium DNA:
- a CDS encoding amidohydrolase: MNLFKVDIHTHILPPEIPKFKNLFGYGGFIELHRKHDNCSADMRLDDGTFFRCVDKNCWDAHARLIDCDQHQVNVQVLSTVPVMFSYWAKPEDGLYVSKVINDHISEVVAKHPKRFIGLGTVPLQSPGLAAKELERCMHQLGLKGVEIGSHINEWNLNDPALFEFYAAAEELGAAIFVHPWDMMGKEKMNRYWLPWLVGMPAETSLAICSMIFGGVFEKFPKLRVAFAHGGGSFPQTIGRIEHGFNVRPDLVAIDNPVSPKKYLGRFYLDSLVHDPNVLKYVVDLVGAHRVALGTDYPFPLGELEPGQLIANHSLFSEDEKNQLLWKTAFDWLNVKKENFVEEQ, encoded by the coding sequence GTGAATCTTTTTAAAGTCGATATTCACACTCATATCCTTCCTCCTGAGATTCCGAAGTTTAAAAACTTATTTGGATACGGAGGATTTATTGAATTACACCGAAAACATGACAATTGCTCAGCTGACATGCGCCTAGATGATGGCACTTTTTTTAGGTGTGTAGATAAAAACTGCTGGGATGCTCACGCGCGCCTAATAGATTGCGATCAACATCAGGTGAACGTCCAAGTTCTCTCCACGGTACCCGTTATGTTTTCGTATTGGGCGAAACCCGAAGATGGGCTTTACGTCTCAAAAGTCATAAATGATCACATCTCTGAGGTGGTGGCAAAACACCCCAAACGATTTATTGGCCTCGGCACGGTTCCGCTGCAATCGCCAGGGCTTGCCGCAAAGGAACTCGAACGGTGTATGCACCAACTGGGGTTAAAAGGTGTGGAAATTGGTTCACACATCAACGAATGGAACCTCAACGACCCGGCTCTTTTTGAATTCTACGCTGCTGCTGAAGAACTGGGCGCCGCCATTTTTGTCCACCCCTGGGATATGATGGGCAAAGAAAAAATGAATCGATATTGGCTGCCATGGCTAGTGGGAATGCCGGCCGAGACCAGTCTTGCGATTTGCTCGATGATATTTGGTGGAGTCTTTGAGAAATTCCCAAAACTTCGGGTGGCATTTGCGCACGGTGGTGGATCATTTCCACAAACCATTGGACGCATTGAACATGGATTTAACGTCAGACCTGATCTGGTGGCCATTGATAACCCAGTTAGTCCGAAAAAGTATTTGGGACGATTTTATTTGGATTCGCTGGTACATGACCCAAATGTTCTGAAATATGTGGTCGACCTGGTGGGTGCCCACCGCGTGGCCTTGGGCACCGACTACCCGTTTCCACTTGGAGAACTCGAGCCCGGCCAATTGATTGCCAATCACTCTCTATTTAGTGAAGATGAGAAAAACCAATTGCTTTGGAAAACGGCTTTTGATTGGCTCAATGTTAAAAAAGAAAATTTTGTTGAGGAGCAATAA
- the nbaC gene encoding 3-hydroxyanthranilate 3,4-dioxygenase yields MSELYTAFNFKKWIDDHRDLLKPPVGNKMVWPHREFIVMVVGGPNTRTDYHVNEGEEFFYQLEGDMTLKIIDHEGKFRDIPICEGDIYLLPGGVPHSPQRPAGTIGLVVERQRRPEENDGLQWYCKECGNKLYEEFFHLENIETQFGAVFDRYYGNPDHYVCKKCGSDNGKSA; encoded by the coding sequence ATGAGTGAACTCTACACTGCATTTAATTTCAAAAAGTGGATCGACGACCATCGAGATCTTTTAAAGCCTCCCGTGGGCAACAAAATGGTTTGGCCCCATCGTGAATTCATTGTGATGGTTGTTGGCGGACCAAATACCCGCACCGACTACCACGTTAACGAGGGGGAAGAGTTTTTCTATCAACTTGAAGGCGACATGACCCTAAAAATAATTGATCACGAAGGAAAGTTTCGCGACATCCCCATTTGTGAAGGAGACATCTACCTACTCCCTGGAGGCGTGCCCCACTCACCACAGCGGCCGGCGGGAACCATTGGCCTTGTGGTCGAACGGCAGCGACGACCTGAAGAAAACGATGGCCTGCAGTGGTACTGCAAAGAGTGTGGCAATAAGCTGTACGAAGAATTCTTTCATCTTGAGAATATTGAAACACAATTTGGCGCTGTATTTGATCGGTACTATGGAAACCCCGATCATTACGTCTGTAAAAAGTGTGGCTCTGACAACGGCAAGAGTGCGTAA